A region from the Lates calcarifer isolate ASB-BC8 linkage group LG2, TLL_Latcal_v3, whole genome shotgun sequence genome encodes:
- the LOC108887958 gene encoding interleukin-18 receptor 1: protein MMQAVVTMTALLVPLLFLLTPGVCCLRSKEIYVKAGEMVALLCPSYQNGDAKLTWTSYTTEETDLTNMSSVEQRQMGVLVHGWSLIVLCASVNHQGNYSLRSASSQFWFRLTVNTAQSREHEEETKYSKTCYTAESCELFCPDENIPAVNTPTITSNGITWHKKGESWPIRSYFSRVEAKDSGVYTCTRSYLYHGQIYNMTFTVVLNVKTKEAAKTAEIISPHQDEVFPVDLGSAKVINCTAVVFSNFDGVFWVSGKTSVSQNTRSPVFYNLTREKHGDEIKITASLVFKKVSQEDLSKNYTCKLESVFQSSSLITITLVQKPRPSYTALALSIVGIVVVMVVTVVIYVKLKIDITLFLRDTLGCHRSTSDGKSYDAFLMCYKSDTDAGLNAYDRKQVESVLEETFGYSLCLYHRDILPGEAIAEAVLDRIEQCRTVVLVPTSPDPGLGSGVLSAIHAALVERQTHLIFIKTETTETSTSGSLAEALHLLSEAGDCVTWRGMRSMPPSSSFWKQLRYYLPVPQHAPKISLLPQTIQDVGC, encoded by the exons ATGATGCAAGCTGTCGTGACGATGACAGCACTTCTGgtccctctgctcttcctcctcacacCAG GTGTGTGCTGCCTGAGAAGCAAGGAGATATATGTCAAGGCAGGTGAGATGGTGGCACTGCTCTGCCCCTCTTATCAGAATGGTGATGCCAAACTGACCTGGACCAGTTATACCACAGAGGAGACGGACCTGACCAACATGTCATCAGTTGAGCAGAGGCAGATGGGTGTGCTGGTTCATGGGTGGAGCCTTATTGTTCTCTGTGCATCTGTAAATCATCAGGGGAACTACTCTCTGAG GAGTGCCAGCAGCCAGTTCTGGTTCAGgctgacagtaaacacagcacagtcCAGAGAGCATGAAGAAGAAACTAAGTACTCTAAGACATGTTACACAGCAGAATCCTGTGAATTGTTTTGCCCTGATGAAAATATTCCTGCTGTAAATACCCCGACTATTACCAGCAACGGCATCACATGGCACAAG AAGGGTGAGTCATGGCCAATACGCAGTTACTTCTCACGTGTGGAGGCAAAAGACAGTGGTGTCTACACCTGTACCAGATCTTACCTGTATCATGGTCAGATATATAACATGACCTTTACAGTGGTGCTTAATGTCAAAACAAAGG AGGCTGCGAAAACTGCAGAAATCATTTCCCCACACCAGGATGAGGTGTTTCCTGTAGATCTGG GCTCAGCAAAGGTGATTAACTGTacagctgttgtgttttcaaaCTTTGACGGGGTGTTCTGGGTGAGTGGGAAAACATCTGTTTCCCAAAACACCAGGTCACCAGTTTTCTATAATCTCACACG ggAAAAGCATGGTGATGAAATAAAGATAACAGCATCTCTGGTCTTCAAAAAAGTGTCACAGGAGGATCTATCAAAAAATTATACCTGTAAACTAGAATCTGTTTTCCAGTCCTCAAGTTTAATCACCATTACCCTCGTCCAAAAAC CTCGCCCCTCTTACACTGCCCTGGCTCTCAGCATTGTGGGCATTGTGGTAGTAATGGTTGTGACAGTAGTTATCTATGTGAAGTTGAAAATTGACATCACTCTTTTCCTAAGAGACACTCTTGGCTGCCATAGAAGCACCTCAG ATGGAAAAAGCTACGATGCCTTTTTGATGTGTTATAAGAGCGACACGGATGCAGGACTAAATGCTTATGACAGAAAACAGGTGGAGAGTGTTTTGGAGGAGACGTTTGGTTACAGCCTCTGTCTTTATCATCGTGACATCTTACCTGGGGAAG CTATAGCAGAGGCAGTGTTAGACCGCATAGAGCAGTGCCGGACGGTGGTCCTGGTTCCCACATCTCCAGATCCCGGTCTAGGTTCTGGAGTGCTGAGTGCCATCCATGCAGCCCTTGTGGAGCGGCAGACTCACTTGATTTTCATCAAAACGgagacaacagaaacatcaacatcagGTTCCTTAGCTGAGGCCTTACATCTTCTTAGTGAGGCCGGAGACTGTGTCACCTGGAGGGGCATGAGATCCAtgccaccctcctcctccttctggaAACAGCTACGGTATTACCTACCTGTGCCACAGCACGCACCAAAAATAAGCCTTTTACCACAGACAATCCAGGATGTTGGATGTTAA